In a genomic window of Novosphingobium sp. KA1:
- a CDS encoding VIT family protein, protein MRPHTEQHLISRIGWLRAAVLGANDGIVSTASLILGVAASGADRPAILVAGVAGLVAGAMSMAAGEFVSVSSQSDTERSDMVREKQELASAPDAELAELSGIYESRGVDPETARKVAQQMTAFDALGTHARDELHITAMTEARPVLAAFTSAGTFTAGAALPLVLAALLPMALVVPGQAVGSIMFLALLGAVGAKAGGAKPLRPVSRVVFWGALAMGLTAAIGNLVGTSV, encoded by the coding sequence ATGAGACCGCATACCGAACAGCATCTCATATCTCGGATTGGCTGGCTGCGCGCCGCCGTGCTGGGGGCGAACGATGGCATCGTGTCCACCGCCAGCCTGATCCTGGGAGTGGCGGCATCAGGCGCGGACCGCCCTGCAATCCTGGTGGCGGGCGTGGCCGGGCTGGTGGCAGGAGCCATGTCGATGGCGGCGGGCGAGTTTGTCTCGGTCAGCTCGCAATCGGATACCGAGCGATCGGACATGGTGCGGGAGAAGCAGGAGCTGGCCAGCGCACCCGATGCCGAACTGGCCGAACTGTCGGGGATCTACGAAAGCCGCGGCGTCGATCCCGAAACCGCCCGGAAGGTAGCCCAGCAAATGACCGCCTTCGATGCGCTGGGCACCCATGCGCGCGACGAATTGCACATCACCGCCATGACTGAGGCGCGCCCGGTGCTGGCGGCCTTCACCTCTGCCGGCACGTTCACCGCCGGAGCCGCCCTGCCGCTGGTGCTAGCGGCGCTGCTGCCGATGGCGCTGGTGGTGCCGGGGCAGGCCGTGGGCTCGATCATGTTCCTCGCACTGCTAGGGGCGGTGGGCGCCAAAGCCGGCGGAGCCAAACCGCTGCGCCCGGTGTCCCGCGTTGTCTTCTGGGGCGCGCTGGCGATGGGGCTTACAGCCGCAATCGGGAATCTGGTGGGCACGAGTGTGTAA
- a CDS encoding YdcH family protein: MADRYLEYLSREHARLEDEIRLESKRPRPDEVLIARLKKLKLAVKDQMQNWASSHASSDRLTA; the protein is encoded by the coding sequence ATGGCCGACAGGTATCTGGAGTATCTTTCACGCGAACATGCACGGCTGGAGGATGAAATCCGGCTGGAAAGCAAACGACCCCGGCCTGACGAAGTTCTGATTGCCCGGCTGAAGAAGCTCAAACTGGCGGTCAAGGACCAGATGCAAAACTGGGCTTCCAGTCACGCGAGCAGCGATCGGCTGACCGCGTAA
- the groL gene encoding chaperonin GroEL (60 kDa chaperone family; promotes refolding of misfolded polypeptides especially under stressful conditions; forms two stacked rings of heptamers to form a barrel-shaped 14mer; ends can be capped by GroES; misfolded proteins enter the barrel where they are refolded when GroES binds), with product MAAKEVKFASDARDRMLRGVDTLANAVKVTLGPKGRNVVIEKSFGAPRITKDGVTVAKEIELKDKFENMGAQMLREVASKQNDKAGDGTTTATVLAQAIVREGAKAVAAGMNPMDLKRGIDLAVGTVVKDLESHAKKVSANSEIAQVATISANGDETVGRILAEAMEKVGNEGVITVEEAKSLETELETVEGMQFDRGYLSPYFVTNAEKLKVELEDPYLLIHEKKLSNLQALIPLLEQVVQSGKPLLIIAEDVEGEALATLVVNKLRGGLKVAAVKAPGFGDRRKAMLEDIAILTAGNVVSEELGTKLENVTIGMLGRAKKVIIDKDNTTIVDGAGNKADIDARVSQIRAQIETTTSDYDREKLQERVAKLAGGVAVIRVGGATEVEVKERKDRVDDALHATRAAVEEGILPGGGIALLRALKSLEGLKAANDDQQSGIDIVRRALRAPARQIAENAGEDGAYIVGKLLEGDDYNHGFNAATGEYEDLVKSGVIDPAKVVRTALQDAASVASLLITTEALVAELPKEDTPAPMPAMDF from the coding sequence ATGGCTGCGAAGGAAGTAAAGTTTGCGTCTGACGCGCGTGATCGCATGCTGCGCGGCGTGGATACGCTTGCAAATGCGGTCAAGGTAACTCTCGGCCCCAAGGGGCGCAACGTGGTGATCGAGAAGAGCTTCGGCGCTCCCCGCATCACCAAGGATGGCGTCACCGTTGCCAAGGAAATCGAACTCAAGGACAAGTTCGAAAACATGGGCGCGCAGATGCTGCGCGAAGTCGCCAGCAAGCAGAACGACAAGGCGGGTGACGGCACGACCACCGCCACCGTTCTGGCCCAAGCCATCGTGCGCGAAGGTGCCAAGGCGGTTGCTGCCGGCATGAACCCGATGGACCTGAAGCGTGGTATCGACCTCGCCGTCGGCACCGTGGTCAAGGACCTCGAAAGCCATGCTAAGAAGGTGTCGGCCAACAGCGAGATCGCGCAGGTCGCGACCATTTCCGCCAATGGCGACGAAACCGTCGGCCGCATCCTTGCCGAAGCGATGGAGAAGGTCGGCAATGAAGGCGTGATCACGGTCGAGGAAGCCAAGAGCCTCGAGACAGAGCTCGAAACGGTCGAGGGCATGCAGTTCGACCGCGGCTACCTCTCGCCCTATTTCGTGACCAATGCCGAAAAGCTGAAGGTGGAACTCGAGGATCCGTACCTCCTCATTCACGAGAAGAAGCTGTCGAACCTGCAGGCGCTGATCCCGCTGCTCGAACAGGTCGTGCAGTCGGGCAAGCCGTTGCTGATCATCGCGGAGGACGTCGAAGGCGAAGCCCTTGCTACCCTTGTGGTCAACAAGTTGCGCGGTGGCCTGAAGGTCGCGGCGGTCAAGGCACCCGGCTTCGGCGATCGCCGCAAAGCCATGCTGGAGGATATTGCCATCCTTACCGCCGGCAATGTGGTCAGCGAGGAACTTGGTACCAAGCTCGAGAACGTCACGATCGGCATGCTCGGCCGGGCCAAGAAGGTCATTATCGACAAGGACAACACTACCATCGTCGATGGCGCCGGCAACAAGGCCGACATCGACGCCCGGGTCAGCCAGATCCGTGCCCAGATCGAGACCACGACCAGCGACTACGACCGCGAAAAGCTGCAGGAACGCGTAGCCAAGCTGGCTGGCGGCGTCGCCGTCATCCGTGTCGGTGGTGCCACCGAGGTCGAGGTCAAGGAGCGCAAGGACCGCGTCGACGATGCGCTGCACGCGACCCGTGCCGCTGTCGAGGAAGGCATCCTGCCGGGTGGTGGTATCGCCCTGCTGCGTGCGCTCAAGTCGCTCGAAGGGCTCAAGGCCGCCAATGACGACCAGCAGTCGGGTATCGACATCGTCCGCCGCGCGCTGCGAGCACCGGCTCGCCAGATCGCCGAGAACGCAGGCGAGGACGGTGCCTATATCGTCGGCAAGCTGCTCGAAGGCGACGATTACAACCACGGCTTCAACGCCGCGACCGGCGAATACGAAGACCTTGTGAAGTCAGGCGTCATCGATCCGGCAAAGGTCGTACGCACGGCGTTGCAGGATGCGGCTTCGGTTGCCTCACTGCTGATCACCACCGAGGCTTTGGTGGCTGAGCTGCCGAAGGAAGACACGCCAGCACCGATGCCGGCGATGGACTTTTAA
- the groES gene encoding co-chaperone GroES: MHFRPLHDRVLVRRIEAEEKTAGGIIIPDTAKEKPMEGEVVAVGPGARDDSGKLVEPAVKAGDRVLFGKWSGTEVRIDGEDLLIMKESDILGIIETTAELKKAA, translated from the coding sequence ATGCATTTCCGACCTTTGCACGATCGCGTGCTGGTTCGCCGCATCGAGGCCGAAGAAAAGACGGCCGGCGGCATTATCATCCCCGACACCGCCAAGGAAAAGCCGATGGAAGGCGAAGTCGTCGCCGTGGGCCCTGGTGCGCGTGACGATTCCGGGAAGCTGGTGGAACCCGCCGTCAAGGCAGGCGACCGCGTCCTGTTCGGCAAGTGGTCCGGCACCGAAGTGCGGATCGATGGCGAGGACCTGCTCATCATGAAGGAGAGCGACATTCTCGGCATCATCGAAACAACCGCCGAACTCAAGAAGGCGGCGTAA
- a CDS encoding usg protein, with protein sequence MTDRAFLVQLEGYGLTTAEICYFMPDHPSLLQIYAWQEYDAAPDFPVLFDFLAHWRREIEAEIRSVRIAHEKMIQPASWRSVDGVISWE encoded by the coding sequence ATGACCGACCGCGCTTTCCTGGTTCAACTGGAAGGATACGGGCTGACCACGGCAGAAATCTGCTATTTCATGCCGGATCACCCCTCGCTCCTGCAGATTTATGCCTGGCAGGAATACGATGCAGCACCGGATTTTCCGGTGCTGTTCGATTTCCTCGCGCATTGGCGGCGCGAGATCGAGGCGGAGATAAGGTCAGTCCGAATCGCTCATGAGAAAATGATCCAGCCAGCGAGCTGGCGTTCGGTGGACGGCGTGATCTCGTGGGAGTAG
- a CDS encoding recombinase family protein, whose protein sequence is MTRVALYARYSDDKQSAASIDDQFLICREQAKREGWHVIGSYKDAAISGASVILRPGIQALVQDAQMGRFDVLLAEALDRVSRDQADVATLYKHLQFAGVKIVTLAEGEVSELHVGLKGTMNALFLKDLAKKTHRGLRGRVEKGKSGGGLCYGYDVVRRFSSEGEAVHGERSINSVEAEVVRQVFRQFANGLSPQAIARRLNEAGIPAPTGTLWTSTTIRGHAKRGTGLLNNELYIGKLVWNRLRYLKNPQTGKRVSRINPQSEWIVADVPDLRIVDEELWQAAKARQEDIAVQYAGVIEATRAAHNKLNRTRRPRSLLSGLVYCGCCGGSYTLRGQGRFACSNHIDTRSCSNGHSISREKLETRVLDGLRDRMMSPEVAAKAIRTCVEETNRLNRERRATDTADRAELDKVLKAIKGVLDIVEEGKGTRSLVDRLLDLEAQEDAIRARLAAAPADVPDIHPNIAEIYRGKVERLADALVCPEEREEAADALRGLIERVVLTPGSRRGEVNAMLHGEFGTILDWLERQQSAKNDTTPGAGAPGVSARSVSVVAGGRSNRDRQTPGKSGLSVSVVAGAHNHLKYKFESRHKASNNFLIDLHVQSL, encoded by the coding sequence ATGACCCGTGTCGCCCTGTATGCCCGCTATTCCGACGACAAGCAGAGTGCTGCCTCGATCGACGACCAGTTCCTGATATGTCGAGAGCAGGCGAAGCGTGAAGGCTGGCATGTTATAGGCAGCTACAAAGACGCGGCGATCTCGGGTGCCAGCGTTATCCTGCGCCCCGGCATTCAGGCTCTCGTCCAGGACGCACAGATGGGTCGCTTCGATGTTCTGCTCGCGGAGGCATTGGATCGCGTGTCCCGCGATCAGGCCGACGTTGCAACGCTCTACAAGCACCTGCAATTCGCTGGCGTGAAGATCGTCACGCTGGCTGAAGGCGAAGTGTCGGAACTACACGTAGGCCTCAAGGGCACTATGAATGCCCTGTTCCTCAAGGATCTTGCCAAGAAGACGCATCGTGGCCTGCGCGGACGCGTCGAGAAAGGCAAGTCTGGTGGCGGCCTGTGCTACGGCTATGACGTTGTTCGTCGCTTCTCCAGCGAAGGCGAGGCTGTCCATGGCGAGCGCAGCATCAATTCCGTTGAAGCCGAGGTGGTGCGTCAGGTCTTTCGGCAGTTCGCCAACGGACTTAGCCCTCAGGCGATTGCGCGCCGCTTGAATGAAGCGGGCATACCCGCTCCGACCGGCACACTTTGGACATCGACCACGATCCGAGGCCACGCAAAGCGTGGAACCGGTCTGCTTAACAATGAGCTCTATATCGGAAAGCTGGTCTGGAACCGGCTTCGCTATCTCAAGAATCCGCAGACCGGCAAGCGCGTGTCACGGATCAATCCGCAATCGGAATGGATCGTCGCCGACGTCCCCGATCTACGGATCGTCGATGAGGAACTGTGGCAGGCAGCCAAGGCAAGACAGGAAGATATAGCGGTCCAATATGCCGGCGTGATCGAAGCGACGCGCGCGGCACACAATAAGCTGAACCGCACCCGTCGCCCCAGGAGCCTGCTCTCAGGCCTCGTTTACTGCGGATGCTGCGGCGGGTCTTATACCCTTCGCGGGCAGGGGCGGTTTGCGTGTTCGAACCATATCGACACGAGAAGTTGTTCGAATGGTCATAGCATTTCTCGTGAAAAACTGGAGACGCGGGTTCTCGATGGCCTCCGCGATCGGATGATGAGTCCCGAAGTTGCCGCCAAGGCCATTCGCACCTGCGTAGAGGAAACCAATCGCCTGAACCGCGAGCGCCGGGCAACCGACACGGCAGATCGCGCTGAACTCGACAAGGTCCTGAAAGCGATCAAGGGCGTTCTGGACATAGTGGAAGAAGGCAAGGGAACTCGCTCGCTCGTCGACCGCCTTCTCGATCTGGAAGCGCAGGAGGACGCCATTCGCGCGCGCCTCGCTGCCGCCCCGGCGGATGTTCCGGATATCCATCCCAACATCGCCGAGATTTATCGCGGCAAGGTCGAGCGCCTGGCAGATGCCCTGGTCTGTCCCGAGGAACGTGAGGAAGCGGCCGACGCCCTGCGCGGGCTCATCGAGCGCGTCGTCCTGACGCCGGGCAGCAGGCGCGGCGAAGTCAACGCCATGCTGCATGGCGAGTTCGGTACCATCCTGGATTGGCTTGAGCGGCAGCAATCCGCCAAAAACGACACCACCCCCGGCGCTGGTGCGCCAGGGGTGTCCGCTAGGTCGGTATCGGTGGTTGCGGGAGGGCGATCCAACCGTGACCGACAAACGCCAGGAAAATCTGGTTTGTCGGTATCGGTGGTTGCGGGGGCTCACAACCATCTGAAATACAAATTCGAAAGCCGACACAAAGCATCGAACAACTTCTTGATCGACTTGCACGTCCAGAGTTTGTGA
- a CDS encoding Hsp20 family protein, whose amino-acid sequence MRTAFDLTPYRRSTVGFDRLFDALENSFRAETQDGYPPFDIVRTGEDSYRITLAVAGFRPDEIDITAQQNQLVISGQKTEKDEDGVEFVHRGIAARAFERRFQLADYVEVRDADYEHGMLTISLQRSVPESLKPRKIAIGSREHVNDDTPQLTEDKAA is encoded by the coding sequence ATGAGAACTGCATTTGATTTGACCCCCTATCGCCGCTCGACGGTCGGTTTCGATCGGCTCTTCGATGCGCTCGAGAACAGCTTCCGCGCCGAGACGCAGGATGGCTACCCACCCTTCGACATCGTTCGCACCGGCGAGGACAGCTACCGGATCACTCTGGCGGTTGCCGGCTTCCGTCCGGACGAAATCGACATCACTGCACAGCAGAACCAGCTCGTCATCTCCGGTCAGAAGACCGAGAAGGACGAAGACGGTGTTGAATTCGTTCACCGCGGTATCGCTGCCCGCGCGTTCGAGCGGCGGTTCCAGCTGGCCGACTATGTCGAAGTGCGCGATGCGGATTATGAGCACGGCATGTTGACGATCTCGCTCCAGCGGAGCGTCCCTGAATCGCTCAAGCCGCGCAAGATCGCCATCGGAAGCCGCGAGCATGTCAACGACGACACGCCGCAGCTGACTGAAGACAAGGCGGCCTAA
- a CDS encoding tyrosine-type recombinase/integrase produces MEMSETKVTAAKRPVWNAGRTVGAKRALKPKQIWEIRFYLNQRRRLRDRALFDLAIDSKLRGCDLVQIKIGDLVSGGQIRTRAIVMQQKTGRPVQFELLPDARASLLAWLERRGGTVDDYVFPSRVDHNGHLSTRQYARLVDEWVTGVGLMRSEYGTHSLRRTKASIIYRATGNLRAVQILLGHSKIENTVRYLGIDVEDALALAENTEI; encoded by the coding sequence ATGGAGATGTCTGAAACAAAAGTCACCGCCGCCAAGCGCCCGGTTTGGAATGCCGGAAGGACCGTGGGTGCAAAGCGGGCTCTCAAGCCGAAGCAGATTTGGGAAATCCGATTCTATCTCAATCAGCGCCGCCGCCTGCGAGATCGTGCACTGTTCGATCTGGCGATCGACAGCAAGCTTCGGGGTTGCGACCTGGTGCAGATAAAGATCGGCGACCTTGTCAGCGGCGGCCAGATCCGAACGCGGGCAATCGTCATGCAGCAGAAGACCGGACGGCCCGTTCAATTCGAACTACTGCCAGATGCTCGAGCCAGCTTGCTGGCGTGGCTTGAACGCCGGGGCGGCACAGTGGACGATTATGTGTTCCCGAGCCGGGTCGATCACAATGGGCATCTGAGCACACGGCAGTACGCTCGGCTTGTCGACGAATGGGTGACAGGCGTCGGCCTGATGCGGAGCGAGTATGGTACGCACTCACTTCGCCGAACGAAGGCATCGATCATCTACAGGGCGACCGGCAATCTACGGGCTGTCCAGATCCTTCTCGGCCATAGCAAGATCGAGAACACGGTGCGTTATCTTGGGATCGACGTGGAAGACGCACTCGCACTTGCCGAGAACACCGAGATCTGA
- a CDS encoding cytochrome b/b6 domain-containing protein — MTAPAAKRNWDPLIKLTHWSIVLAILANALFTEEGSAAHIWVGYALAAILALRLLWGLVGPAEARFTAFPPNLARALRYVRKIRRGEKTEHASHNPLGALMVYAIWSCLGVIIASGVAMAGFPPQGVSRGEGHPAAYASAEYGEERERAGEAGESRENHEDGGMEELHQIAVNLLYVLIVLHIAGVVFETRRSGQQVVLAMLPRRR; from the coding sequence ATGACCGCCCCTGCCGCCAAGAGAAACTGGGACCCCCTGATCAAGTTGACCCACTGGTCGATTGTTCTGGCCATCCTTGCCAACGCGCTGTTTACCGAGGAAGGCAGCGCCGCCCATATATGGGTGGGATATGCGCTGGCGGCGATACTGGCGCTGCGCCTGCTGTGGGGCTTGGTCGGCCCGGCCGAGGCGCGCTTTACCGCCTTCCCGCCCAATCTGGCCCGCGCGCTGCGCTACGTGCGCAAAATTCGCCGGGGTGAGAAGACCGAACACGCCAGCCACAATCCATTGGGCGCGCTGATGGTCTATGCCATCTGGTCTTGTCTGGGCGTCATCATAGCCTCCGGCGTTGCCATGGCTGGCTTCCCCCCGCAGGGCGTAAGCCGCGGAGAAGGCCATCCGGCTGCTTATGCCTCTGCCGAATATGGCGAGGAGCGCGAGCGGGCCGGAGAAGCCGGCGAGAGTCGCGAAAATCACGAAGACGGCGGAATGGAGGAATTGCACCAAATCGCGGTGAACCTGCTATACGTGCTGATCGTGCTGCACATCGCCGGTGTGGTGTTCGAAACGCGGCGCAGTGGACAGCAAGTCGTGCTGGCGATGCTGCCCCGCCGCCGATAA